The Caulifigura coniformis genome includes a region encoding these proteins:
- a CDS encoding efflux RND transporter permease subunit, with product MFSQILHRPALAIVISLIILFLGGLAINTLPISQFPNVAPPSVIVAVSYPGASAEVLTDSVLVILEQAINGVQDMRYMASAATSAGEGAIQIIFEPGTDPNVAVLNVNNRIQIVKNRLPKIVELEGIIVQQAMTSMLMYVNVYSKDKALDQNFLYNYVTVNLLPEIRRTRGIGSANILGNRAYAMRIELNLERMRAYNLSADDVMKAVSEQSMIGSPGRLGQATGKTSQTVEYVLTYVGRYNKPEQYANIILKAKPNGEILRLKDVASVELGSSFYDLYSDIDGHASAAIVLKQLPGTNAATIIEEVKEKLKEAKAEMFPPGMDFEVSYDVSAFLEASIEQVLHTLFEAFVLVALVVFLFLGDWRSTLIPTLAVPVSLIGTFFFMLMFGLSINLITLFALVLAIGVVVDDAIVVVEAVHAKMHEKHLSPYRATKEVMNEISGAIIAITLVMTAVFIPVTFMSGPVGVFYRQFGLTMAMSIVLSGVVALTLTPVLCAMILKPHSTQKKKFRGPIAILIGLFDRFINRVTLGYAAFLRPIVTRRVLTLGLVAGFSVAIYCVNLVLPTGFIPLEDQGMIYGIIQTPPGSTLEYTNAKSHELQEAAKGVDGIASISSLAGYEVLTEGRGSNAGTCLINLKPWSQRKLTSRQIIEELEKRGRKISNVKLEFFEPPAVPGFGAAGGFSLRVLDKTNTTNYQALGEATDKFLEALAKRKEVKGLFTFFASNYPQYELVIDNDIAMQKGVTIKNAMDNLSIVIGSTWEQGFVRFGQFFKVYVQASPEFRRFPEDFDNIFVKNEGGEMVPYSAFMQLKKRQGLNEINRYNLYPSAAIQGAPAKGYSTGEAIKAIKEVAAQTLPHGYDIGWEGLSYDEANKGNTAVYIFLIVVIFVYLVLVGQYESFILPLAVIISLPVGIFGSFVFLESMGLANDVYAQIGLVMLVGLLGKNAILIVEFAVQRHREGISLKEAAIEGGQLRFRPILMTSFAFIAGLIPLVRATGPGAIGNRTIGTTAVGGMLIGTVIGVLVIPGLYYLFGGLADKGQLIQDESDEPLSELLEHHPAAAGHERTSDAPR from the coding sequence CGCTGCCGATCTCCCAGTTTCCGAATGTGGCGCCGCCCAGCGTGATCGTCGCGGTTTCCTATCCGGGAGCCAGCGCCGAAGTGCTCACCGACTCGGTGCTCGTGATCCTCGAGCAGGCGATCAACGGCGTCCAGGACATGCGGTACATGGCTTCCGCGGCGACCAGCGCCGGCGAAGGTGCGATCCAGATCATCTTCGAGCCGGGCACGGACCCCAACGTGGCCGTGCTCAACGTGAACAACCGCATCCAGATCGTGAAGAACCGGCTCCCCAAGATCGTGGAGCTGGAGGGCATCATCGTTCAGCAGGCCATGACGAGCATGCTGATGTACGTGAACGTCTACAGTAAGGACAAAGCTCTCGACCAGAACTTTCTCTACAACTACGTCACGGTCAACCTGCTGCCGGAAATCCGGCGGACCCGCGGCATCGGCAGCGCCAATATCCTGGGCAACCGCGCCTACGCCATGCGCATCGAGCTCAACCTCGAACGCATGCGGGCCTACAACCTGTCGGCCGACGACGTGATGAAGGCGGTGTCCGAGCAGAGCATGATCGGGTCGCCCGGACGCCTGGGACAGGCGACCGGCAAGACGTCGCAGACGGTGGAATACGTGCTGACGTATGTCGGGCGCTATAACAAGCCCGAGCAGTACGCCAACATCATCCTCAAGGCCAAGCCCAACGGCGAAATCCTGCGGCTGAAGGACGTGGCGAGCGTGGAACTCGGCTCGTCGTTCTACGACCTCTACTCCGACATCGATGGCCACGCCTCCGCCGCCATCGTGCTCAAGCAACTGCCTGGCACCAATGCGGCGACGATCATCGAGGAAGTGAAAGAGAAGCTCAAAGAAGCCAAGGCGGAGATGTTCCCCCCGGGCATGGACTTCGAAGTGAGCTACGACGTCTCCGCGTTCCTGGAGGCCTCGATCGAACAGGTGCTGCATACGCTGTTCGAGGCGTTCGTGCTGGTGGCCCTCGTCGTGTTCCTCTTCCTGGGAGACTGGCGGTCGACCCTCATTCCGACGCTCGCCGTGCCCGTATCGCTGATCGGAACGTTCTTCTTCATGCTGATGTTCGGGTTGTCGATCAACCTGATCACGCTGTTTGCGCTCGTGCTCGCGATCGGGGTGGTGGTCGACGACGCGATCGTGGTGGTGGAAGCCGTGCATGCGAAGATGCACGAAAAACACCTGTCGCCTTACCGGGCGACGAAAGAAGTGATGAACGAGATCAGCGGCGCGATCATCGCCATTACCCTCGTGATGACTGCCGTGTTCATCCCCGTGACGTTCATGTCAGGACCGGTCGGCGTCTTCTACCGGCAATTCGGCCTGACCATGGCCATGTCGATCGTGCTCTCCGGCGTCGTGGCTTTGACGCTCACACCGGTCCTGTGCGCGATGATTCTCAAGCCTCACTCCACGCAGAAGAAGAAGTTCCGCGGTCCCATCGCGATCCTCATCGGGCTCTTTGACAGGTTCATCAACAGGGTGACTCTGGGATACGCCGCCTTCCTGCGGCCGATCGTGACGCGCCGCGTGCTGACCCTGGGGCTCGTGGCCGGGTTCAGCGTCGCGATCTACTGCGTCAACCTGGTGCTGCCGACAGGATTCATCCCGCTGGAAGACCAGGGAATGATCTACGGCATCATCCAGACGCCTCCGGGCTCGACGCTCGAATACACGAACGCCAAATCGCACGAACTGCAGGAGGCGGCCAAAGGGGTCGACGGGATCGCCTCGATCTCCTCGCTCGCGGGTTACGAAGTGTTGACCGAGGGACGCGGCTCCAACGCCGGAACATGCCTCATCAACCTGAAACCGTGGTCGCAGCGCAAACTGACGTCACGGCAGATCATCGAAGAACTGGAGAAGAGAGGCCGCAAGATCTCGAACGTGAAACTGGAGTTCTTCGAGCCTCCTGCGGTTCCGGGCTTCGGAGCGGCCGGCGGGTTCTCGCTGCGCGTGCTCGACAAGACGAATACCACGAACTACCAGGCCCTGGGGGAAGCAACCGACAAATTCCTCGAGGCGCTCGCGAAGCGTAAGGAAGTGAAGGGCCTGTTCACGTTCTTCGCCAGCAACTATCCGCAGTATGAACTGGTGATCGACAACGACATCGCCATGCAGAAAGGGGTGACGATCAAGAACGCGATGGACAACCTCTCCATCGTGATCGGCAGTACCTGGGAGCAGGGCTTCGTCCGGTTCGGCCAGTTCTTCAAGGTGTACGTCCAGGCGTCCCCCGAGTTCCGAAGGTTCCCCGAAGACTTCGACAATATCTTCGTCAAGAACGAAGGCGGGGAAATGGTTCCCTACTCGGCGTTCATGCAGCTCAAGAAGCGGCAGGGGCTGAACGAAATCAACCGCTACAACCTCTATCCGTCGGCAGCGATTCAAGGGGCGCCGGCGAAGGGTTACAGCACGGGCGAAGCGATCAAGGCAATCAAGGAAGTCGCCGCACAGACGCTGCCGCACGGTTATGACATCGGTTGGGAAGGCCTCTCGTACGATGAAGCCAACAAGGGCAACACGGCGGTTTACATCTTCCTGATCGTTGTGATCTTCGTGTACCTCGTGCTCGTCGGGCAGTATGAGAGTTTCATCCTGCCGCTGGCGGTCATCATTTCGCTGCCCGTGGGAATCTTCGGATCGTTCGTCTTCCTGGAGTCCATGGGGCTGGCGAACGACGTCTATGCCCAGATCGGGCTTGTCATGCTGGTGGGACTGCTGGGCAAAAACGCGATTCTGATCGTCGAATTCGCCGTGCAAAGGCACCGGGAAGGGATCAGCCTGAAAGAGGCGGCGATCGAGGGCGGACAGTTGAGATTCCGGCCCATCCTGATGACCTCCTTCGCCTTCATTGCCGGCCTGATTCCGCTCGTCCGCGCCACCGGACCGGGCGCCATCGGCAACCGCACCATCGGAACGACTGCGGTCGGCGGAATGCTGATCGGCACTGTCATTGGCGTGCTGGTGATTCCAGGTCTCTACTACCTCTTTGGCGGACTCGC